A genome region from Sphingobacteriaceae bacterium GW460-11-11-14-LB5 includes the following:
- a CDS encoding sterol desaturase — protein sequence MEAIDFIKKIIENLNGIGFPFLVFVIGVLEFSFGLYKGKWPKGERYTDIACFILPKLVIRPVVAYYGLKFLPAVLPNLKNEFEWVPFWWGCGIIAVADDLTQYWYHRLHHEIPWLWRFHRTHHSTPYMGMAMASRQNVIYSLFFSQTYLTTALVYLGLGIPAVVVKGIKGAIVTFAHSSIPWDKPFYKYKVLHPIAWVFERVISTPATHHAHHAASTDDGIGYYKGNFGNMFFLWDIIFDTAFISRKYPKAYGISHYEGDEWYAQLAWPFFKSKVVGSELAKNGPIIRQDEHVAESSTPLAAGINEEYNLSNTHINAKIESAF from the coding sequence ATGGAAGCGATTGATTTTATCAAAAAAATAATAGAAAACCTCAATGGAATCGGATTTCCGTTTTTAGTTTTTGTAATCGGGGTTCTCGAATTCTCTTTTGGGCTTTACAAAGGCAAATGGCCAAAAGGCGAGCGCTATACAGATATTGCCTGTTTCATTTTGCCCAAATTAGTCATTAGACCAGTAGTAGCTTATTATGGATTAAAGTTTTTGCCTGCGGTATTACCAAATTTAAAAAATGAATTTGAGTGGGTTCCATTTTGGTGGGGCTGCGGAATTATCGCAGTTGCCGATGATTTGACGCAATATTGGTACCACCGCTTACACCATGAAATTCCATGGTTATGGCGTTTCCATCGTACACACCACTCGACGCCATACATGGGCATGGCTATGGCCAGCAGACAAAATGTAATTTATAGTTTGTTTTTTTCTCAAACCTATTTAACTACTGCGCTGGTTTATTTAGGCTTAGGTATTCCGGCAGTGGTGGTAAAAGGTATAAAAGGAGCTATTGTAACCTTTGCACACTCGAGCATTCCCTGGGATAAACCTTTTTATAAGTACAAAGTATTACATCCTATTGCCTGGGTGTTCGAGCGGGTAATATCAACCCCCGCCACACATCATGCGCACCATGCGGCATCAACAGATGATGGGATAGGTTATTATAAAGGTAATTTTGGTAACATGTTTTTCCTGTGGGATATCATTTTCGATACCGCATTCATCAGCAGAAAGTATCCTAAAGCTTATGGCATTTCACATTACGAAGGTGATGAGTGGTATGCCCAACTGGCCTGGCCGTTCTTCAAATCTAAAGTAGTAGGCAGCGAATTGGCTAAAAATGGGCCAATAATAAGGCAAGATGAGCATGTTGCAGAAAGTAGCACCCCCTTAGCTGCAGGTATTAATGAAGAATATAACCTCAGCAATACCCACATCAATGCTAAAATAGAATCTGCATTTTAA